In Umboniibacter marinipuniceus, the sequence CACCCGCCGATGATCGAGCTCATAAATTGCGCTTATTAGTAGCTTGGTTGCAGCGAAATCAAGACGGTAAGCAGGTGGTCTTCTGCAGCAGGCAGGAGCAGGCTCAAACGCTTGAGGGCAAGTTGAAATATCACGGCATCAATGCGGCAGCACTTCATGGCGCCCTCACACCGAAAGGCCGACGGGTCGTCATTGAGAATTTTCGCAACAGCGAAAGCGCCGTGCTCGTCACCACCGATCTTTCGGCTCGCGGTCTTGATATTGAAAAGGTGAACGCAGTCGTCAACGTCGACAGTCCTAAACAGTTCGACAATTTTTGCCATCGTATTGGTCGCGGCGGACGCGACGGCGGAGCAAACACCGTGGTCAACTTCGTGATTGCCGCAGAATGGAACCGTGTCGTCGGGTTTGCTCGCCGTTTAGAACTCCCTATTCAATCATGGTTACCTCAAGAGTTGGCGGGACTTTATCGTGGCCCTAAGAAACTTAAGGCCTCGGGCAAAGCTGCGGGCAGCAAAAAGAAGAAATCAAGCGCCAAAGCCAGCGGAAAAAAAAGCAAAAAGCTAAAATCCAAGCGTAAGTAATTGCCTCGTCAGCCCAGAGGAGGCAAACTAGGTCTAAAACACTAAAGAGACCTTTCATGAACGCCGTTATTCTTGCAGTTCTTCTCATGCTCGGCTTAAGCATTAGCCGAGTCCCAGTGGTTGCCGCAATTGTTGTCTCCGCCATTGCAGCGGGACTATCGTCCGGCATGGACCTTCAAACTACCATCAATTCCTTCGAAGCGGGTATTGGTGCCGGTGCAAGTACCGCGTTAAGTTATGCTATGCTCGGCGCTTTCGCCGCGGCGATGGCTCAGTCTGGCATACCACAGTTCATCGCAACAAAATTCCTCGGTGCCTCCGCCGATGCAGGAAAGTGGATGTTGTTCCTGGCCTTAGGTCTAGCGGCCATCATGTCTCAGAACGTTATTCCTATTCATATTGCCTTTATTCCCCTAGTGGTCCCAGCTCTGCTGGGCATGATGACCAAACTGCATATAGATCGCCGCGCAATTGCCTGCGTTATCAGCTTCGGTTTAGTGACCACCTACATGATTCTTCCCGTGGGCTTTGGCGGCATTTACATTCATGAAATTTTGCTCGCCAACATTGAACTCGCGGGCTTAGCTGTTGAGGGTGTGAATATCTTTGAAGCTATGTGGCTACCCGCTCTGGGGATGTGTTTAGGGCTTCTCTTCGCGTTACTTGTTAGCTATCGAGACCCGCGTAGCTACCAACACAGTGAAGAACATCATAGCAACACCCACTCTGAGCAAATCAACTTAAAGCCTTTGTTAGTTGGTGCGGTGGCGGTGGTATTAGCTTTCGCGGTTCAGTTATTCACCAATTCAATGATTATTGGCGCGCTCTCTGGCTTTGCAATATTCTCGCTCAGTGGAGTCCTGCAATGGCGCTCGGTTGACGATACCTTCATTCAAGGGATGCGTTTAATGGCTAACATCGGCTTTATCATGATTGCGGCGGCTGGATTTGCCAACGTCATTCAAGACACCGGTGAAGTCACCACGCTCGTCAACGCCACCGCAAGCTTCGTTGGCGGCAGTGCCGCGCTGGGCGCCTTGCTTATGCTGGTAGTTGGTTTATTTGTAACCATGGGCATTGGTAGTTCTTTTTCAACCGTTCCTATTATCGCCACCCTGTTCGTCCCGCTATCCCTGCAGTTAGGACTATCACCGCTGGCAATCGTTGCGCTAGTTGGCACGGCAGGCGCTCTCGGCGATGCTGGTTCACCGGCCTCAGACACCACACTGGGACCCACCGCTGGGCTTAACGTTGACGGTCAGCACGATCATATCCGCGACACCGTCATCCCAACCTTTTTACACTACAATATTCCGTTACTGGTATTTGGTTGGTTGGCAGCAATGGTCTTGAGTTCCTGACAATAGCGCTAAAATCATTGCCGCCATAACGCTTAATTCATTGCCGTCAGGTAGGTTTATTCTACACTAACGATTACTGATCAAATTTTGAGGTTCAACAACATGCAATTGCGTCATGCTCGAAAACTCGCTGCTTTGTTAACGTTAACAAGTTCGCTAAGCGTCAATGCCGATGCCGACAAATGGGAATGGCTGGAAGCCGTCGAAAGCGAAGCGTCCCTTAATTGGGTAGCAGAGCATAACCAGCTTACTGCCGAGCAACTCGAAGACCCGCTCTACGCTTCGCTATACAGTACCGCGCTAGATGTACTTAACCAAGAGGGTAAACTGACCAGCGCCTACGCGATTGGTGATTACTACTTCGAGCTTAAAAAAACCACTGACAACCCTCGCGGGGTCCTAATGCGATCCCCCAGCAATGCATTTTTGACGGGCGATGCGCAATGGGAACTGGTACTAGATGTTGATGCGCTAGCCAGCGATGAAGGCCAAGCATGGGTCTATCATGGGCTAAACTGCTACCAGAATGACCCGTCGCAGTGCTTGATCTCACTATCACCTGGTGGCACCGATGCGGATGAGCTAAGAGAATTTAATGCCCTAACTGGCGAGTTTATTGAGGACGGTTTCTATTTACCGCTCGCTAAATCTTCGGTGAGTTGGTTGGACACCGACAGTTGGATTATTGCCACCGACTTCGGCGACGATTCACTCACCGATTCTGGCTACCCGCGCAAGCTAAAGGTGCATCAGCGCGGTGATGATATGGCTGACGCGAAGCTCATCTATGTGGGAAATAAAGCCTCTGTCAGTGCTGGCGCCTATACGCTGGGACAAGCCGAAGATAGTCATTTAGTTATTTTTGAAAGCACCAGTTTCTGGACACGTAAATACTATCTGAGTGACCCTGAAACCAATCTTTTGACCCAATTAAAAATTCCCGAGAGTGCTATTTTATTAGGCCGCTTAGCTGGGCAATGGGTTATTTCACTCAAAAGCGACTGGCAGCTCGGGGACTACAGCTATCCGGCTGGCGCAGTTGTCATGGCGGCTGACGAACAGCTACGACTCAATGGCGAATTGTTTGTATTAGCCGAATCAAGCCGTGAACACATCATTGAAGACACCACGGTTACCGATCAAGGCATTCTCATCGTCAGTCTCAAAGATGTGGTGGCACAGGCACACTGGTACGCGCCGCAGGAAGATGGTGTTTGGACCAAAGAGCAGATTCAACTCCCAGACCATGGCACCGTTGCACTGCAATCTATTGATGAAAACTCCGGTAAGAGTCTTCTCCGTTTCGAGAGCTTTTTGGTACCACCTACGCTCTTCGCTTTCGATCCTACTGATAGCTCGGTAGCGCAAATCGCTCAGCAATCCGCCACCTTTGACGCCAGCCCATATACGGTTAGTCAGTTCTTTGCGACCTCCGCGGACGAAACGAAAGTGCCCTACTTCGTTGTGCACCGCCAGGATATCAGCTTAAACGGCACCAACCCTGCTCATATTTTTGCCTATGGCGGATTCCGCTCTTCACTAACGCCTAGCTATTCAGGCAGCTATGAAGCAACCAATGGCTCATACGGCAAGTTATGGCTAGAACGCGGTGGTGTTTACGTCATTGCCAACATTCGCGGTGGCGGCGAATATGGCCCCGAATGGCACTCTGCCGCATTAGGAGAAAACCGTCAGCGCGCCTTCTCTGACTTAGAAGCCGTGGCGCGGGACCTTGCCAATCGGCAGATTAGTTCAGCCGCATACACTAGCATTGAAGGCCGCAGCAACGGAGGTCTACTCACTGGAGCTTCTATGGTGAGGCACCCCGAACTTTATAGTGCCGTGATCAGTGGCGTGCCACTACTCGATATGCAGCGCTATCACCTGCTCCTCGCTGGCGCTAGCTGGATGGGGGAATACGGTGACCCTGATTCGGCTGACTGGAACTTCATTCAGTCCTATTCACCGTATCAAAACGTTCGCGCGGATGTTGATTACCCACCGGTGTTCTTCTACACCTCAACACGAGATGACCGAGTACATCCTGCCCATGCACGAAAGATGGCTGCCAAAATGTTAGAACAAGGGCATCAGGTCTTTTACTACGAAAACTTAGAGGGTGGTCACGGCGGCAGCGTCACGAATGAACAGCTGGCACATCGTATCGCCCTATCCTATCGCTTTCTGATTAATGCACTGCCCGACGCGCAAGCAAACTAACAGCAACTGTAGCCACTGCCTTGGAGTAATGGCAATTCATAGCGCGAAACTCAACACCGCGCTCGGTCTCGCGCCAATTTATATCAATAATTAGCTCTACAATTAGCCGCCGATGTGCGGCTAATTCTGTTATAGTTAATAGACATTAACTTTTTTCAGTAGACCACGTGAAAGCTAAAGGCCCCAGCAAAAAAGAAGTACGTCAACAAATGCAAAATGACGTGAATCGCTTCCTTAAAGCAGGTGGCTCTGTGGATGTCGTTCCCCGAGGTGAAACTGGGCGAATAGTAAAGAACGGCGTTCCCGCCGCCGTTACCGAGCTCTTTACCGGCCCGCGTGCTCCGAAACGCGAATATCTGACAGATGTCATTAAAAAGATGGAATCACGCAAGAAGCCCTCAGCTGAAAAAAACAGCCCCACCCGCACTCCACCACCAAAACAAGTCCCGGTCTACGACGATTTTGGTGAGATTATCCGTTACGAGTGGCGCTAATGGCCGCAGCTCAACATTCACAATTGGATATTCTGTTCCAAACCGAACACTTTATTGCCGTCAACAAACCGGCAGATCTGCTGAGCGTTCCTGGGAGAGGGGTCGAGAAGATTGATTCAGTTGTTCATCGAGCACGAGCCCAATTTGGCTTTGCTGAGGCAGTCCACCGACTTGATATGCCTACCTCAGGCATCATGCTCGTTGCACTCACCAAGGATGCAGATAAAGCCCTAAAGCGACAGTTCAGCGAAAGAACAACGCGCAAACGCTACGAAGCGATGATTTGGGGCCTCCCAGAGCAAGAGTCGGGAGTTATTGATCAACCGTTAATCTGTGACTGGGACAACCGGCCGCGTCAAATTGTCTGCTATGAGCACGGCAAAGCCTCGCAAACACAGTGGAAAATCACTGAGAAATTAGCGGACCGATGCCGAGTTTCCCTGGTGCCAATTACCGGGCGTTCCCATCAATTACGCGTGCACTTGCAGTGGCTAGGACACCCCATCTTAGGAGACGAATTCTATGCTGAAGGCCACGCAAAATTGGCCTCTGATCGTCTGCTACTGCATGCGGCGGAGCTTGATTTTGATGACCCTGTTACGGGACAGCGCCATCGCCTTAGCTCAGCCGTACCTTTTTGAACAACTATGATGAGAGCCCCAAGATAATGACTAAATTCCCCTATTTGATCGAAGCCGATGCCGTACAGGATTTACTCGCGAACAACGGCACCGCGGTCATCAACCTAGTAGCTGCCTGGTGCCCAGATTGCTATGAAGCTCAAGCCGCCAATATCGATGCGCTACGAAGTCCCCTCGTTGAGGATGGTGTGCTCTTTGCCAACTTACTGGTCCAGGAACATAAACATGAATACCTATCACCTTTACACCAAGCATTAACGCTGGGGTTTGGTGGTCATGGTTTCCCAAGAACCGTGCTAATTCTGAACGGCGAACCGGTATCGAGTGACAACGTGGAAATCACTGACGAAACAGCGCTAAACCAGTTAGCGAGCAGTTTCCTGCAACTGATTAAATAGTAACTCAATGATGTGGTGGACGGGGCGCTGAGTATGCTGGCTCAACGCCACCTCACACGCTCCGTTAAGATAGACCCCTCGTTCACAAGCTCCCCACTGCTTTGCGATTTTACCGCCGGCATGCTGCGCAAGTTCATCGTTCAAAAACTGCTTCGCCCCACCACCACCGCAGCAAGTTTGAGGGAAAGTCCGAACATCGGTACTGCAATGCCCGGCAAGTGATACCAGACGCTGGTAATCAACATCCGTTAGTTCACAACCGAAGTGTACGGCGATTGCCTCACTACTCCGCTTAAGCTTGAGCTTTGGCACCACCGACGAGTCAAGAAACGTCAACAGATTGGTAAATGGTCTGCCCGCAGTATTCATCGAATTAAAACAGCTCTGCGCATCGGTCAGTATCACCGCCTTCTGGGGAACTTCACTCAACACCCGTTGTAGCCCTTGTTGTTTTTGACTAGCAACCGAACGCTCACCCCTATTTGACCACTGTTGTCCACAGCAAAGGCCACCGTCGCCTGTGAGCGTTTCTAACTTGAAGCCGGCATGAGCCAGTACTACTTGCAGCTGCTCATCGGTACTGCCTTGGTCACCTCCAAAGATGCGCGCGCTACAAGAAGCAAGCAGAAAGACGGTCTCAGCCTCTTCACCTAAGGGTATCAGGCGTTCGCCTTTCGCCCGCTGAACTAACTGTTTCCGCTGTGGCGAAATGGCCGCTTGCGGTAGATAACGCGGCAAGGGCACATTGAATTTGCGAACAAGTTGAGCATATCCGCGCCGCCAAGAATCGGGCCAGCGTCCGATCAACTGATGGAATAAAGTGAAGCCGGCTCGATAGCAACTCAATACCAACCCCCAATGATTTGCCTGCCAAACTCGTCGCTGACGAGCAAAGCTCGAGTCCAGCTTAGTGGATGAAAAATTGGCCACGGCTTGACCTGTGTCAATGCCAACCGGACACACTGAAGCGCATTGACCACACTGTGCACAGCTTTGATCAATATCGTATCGCAATTGCGATATTGGTATGCGTTGTCCGCGGCGCAGCGTGGCAATCCGTTGCCTTGGCGAGAGGCTTAGATCGCTACTTGGGCAAGCAGGCTCGCAAAACCCGCATTCAATGCATTGGTCGATAACGGGATCAACCAGCGGCATTCGCTTCGTTTGCTTCATATGAACGCTTTCATCTGCATTAATGATGACCCCAGGGTTTAAGCGACTCTGCGGATCCAGTAACGCCTTGATGCGTTTCATTAACTGATACGCTTCATGGCCCCACTCCTTCTCCACAAACGGAGCCATTGCACGGCCGGTACCATGCTCCGCTTTGAGTGAGCCCTCAAAGCGCATCACGATATTTTCACTCAACTCCGCCATCAAAGACTCAAATCGAGCCAATTCGTCGTCATCATTGAGGTTTGGGGTAACAATAAAATGGAGATTACCATCGAGCGCGTGTCCAAAAATTACCGCATTCTCTGAAAAATTGTACTTGTCGAGCTGTAGCCTTAGCTCCACAACCATTTCCGCCAGATACCGAGTTGCTACCGCGACGTCTTCGATAATCACCGTAGTCCCCGCAGGACGCTGAGCGCCAACAACCGGGAATATACCAGTACGAACATTCCAGAGAGCCTGACATGCCGCTTCATCGAATTCGAACTCTACCTCACGACTTAAGCCAGCAAAATTAGCCGCAACGACGGTCTCAGCCAATGCCTGGGTACGCTCAAAATTATCTGCCGCGACTTCAACTAGCAAGACGGCCGCACCTTCATTGAGAGTATTCAACCATTTCGGTACGCCGGGCTTATTGCGCATTGTCTCGATGGCACTAGAATCAAGGAGTTCAGCAGCAGAAACATTCATCGCGCCGATGACAGGAATGGCTTCGCAGGCTTTATGGATATCACGAAAGGCCAGCAGTGCCGTTGCTCGGGATGGGGGCGCACTAACGGTTTCAAGTTCGACTTGATCGATGAATGCTAGCGTCCCCTCTGAGCCAACCACTAAGTGACTGAGAATATCTACGCCGTCAGAAAAATCCACCAGACTATTAATGCTGAATCCGGTGGTGTTCTTAATTGCGTACTTTCTTTTAATGAGTTTACTTAGGGATTCATTGCCTTGAGTCGCCAATGCTAGCGCTTCAAGCTCCGCCAATAAAGAATGATGACTATGGCGAAAACTCGCCACCGACTTGGCTGAGCTCGTATCAACAACGGTGCCATCGGCTAGGACCATCTTGAGCGATCGCAGTGTATGATAACTGTTGCCGTTTACACCGCAGCACATGCCCGAGGAGTTATTGGCGACGATACCTCCCATCATTGCCACTTTGAGTGTTGCGGGGTCCGGGCCAATCTTGCGATTAAACTTAGCCAGTGCTGCGTTTGCCTCCGCTCCGCGCACCGCAGCACCGAGTTTGATCACCTCGCCATCGTCAGCAATCGTTAGCTCCCTAAAACCGGTGAAGCCCAAACGAACGAGGATACCCTCCCCCACAGCCTGCCCAGAAAGCGAGGTCCCCGCCGCGCGAAAGGTAACACTAACGGTAAATTGTGCGGCAATCTTCAATACGGTTTGAAGCTGCTCAACCGCATCTACGGTGACCACAGCTTGTGGTGTAATCGCAAAGTAACTTGCATCCGTTGACCAAGCGCTTAAACGCGGTTCAGTCGCGCAGACTCGATGAGCGCCCAACGCGGATTCTAGAGTAGTGATCAGCCGATTCATGAAAGCTTCCTTGATTTTCATTAAGACTAACGGCTTTTAGCAAAAATTTCATGCTCGCTCCGTGCGAAGCTGCCCACGCTAGAACAAAAAAGGGCGAGTCATACGACTCGCCCAATGTGGTAAAACTAACTGAAATGTTAATGGTTCGAAGTAAGCGCGATAATTACGCTACTTCGAACTGGTTCATAGTGTTGTCTTCACCTGAAGCCTTTAATGCTTGATCTCCAGAGAAGTACTCTTTGTGATCGTCACCGAGGTTTGAACCGGCCATGTCTTGGTGCTTAACACAAGCGATACCGCGACGAATCTCACGACGCTGAACGCCACGAACATATGCCAACATGCCTTCGCCACCGAAGTAACCCTGTGCCAGCGTGTCCGTTGACAGTGCCGCAGTGTGGTAAGTCGGCAACGTGATCAAGTGGTGGAAAATGTTCGCTTCACGTGCCGCAGTGGACTGGAAGTCACGAATACGAACATCAGCTTCAACCGCTAGCTCAGAGGTGTCGTAATCTACAGACATTAACTTATCACGGTCATACTCTGACATATCACGGCCTTCTTCAGTCCAAGCATCAAATACCTGCTGACGGAAGTTCAAGGTCCAGTTGAAGCTAGGTGAGTTGTTGTAAACTAACTTAGCATCAGGAACAATGGCGCGAATTGCGTTAACCATTTCAGCAATCTGCTGTACGTGAGGCTTCTCAGTTTCAATCCAAAGTAGATCGGCACCATACTGAAGGCTAGTCACACAGTCCAAAACAACACGATCGAAGCCTGTATTCTCTTTAAAGCGATATAGACCGTTTGGCAAACGAACTGGCTTACGAAGCTCACCATCTTGCTTGATGATCATGTCGCCGTCATTGATGTCCTCTGGACCATTAACTGGCGTAGTCTCTAAGAATGCATTGTACTGAGAGGCTAAGTCACCTGGCTCTTTAGACACTGGGATCTTCTGAGTAAGGCCTGCACCTAATGAATCTGTACGCGCAACGATAACACCGTCGTCAACACCTAGCTCTAAGAATGCGTAGCGAACTGCATTGATCTTAGAAAGGAAATCTTCATGAGGAACGGTTACCTTTCCATCTTGGTGACCACACTGCTTCGCATCGGAAACCTGGTTCTCAATCTGGATACATGCCGCGCCCGCTTCGATCATACGCTTCGCTAGCAGGTAAGTTGCCTCCTCGTTACCGAAACCTGCATCGATGTCAGCAATGATAGGTACTACGTGCGTTTCGTAGTTTTCGATGGCGTTGATCGCTGCAGCTTCAGCCACTTCATCACCCGCTGCACGCGCTTTGTCTAAATCGCCGAAGAGGTGACCTAATTCACGTGCATCAGCCTGGCGAAGGAAGGTGTAAAGCTCTTCGATAAGGCTTGGTACTGAGGTCTTCTCATGCATTGACTGATCCGGAAGCGGTCCGAACTCAGAGCGCAGTGCTGCAATCATCCAACCAGAAAGGTAGAGATAACGCTTGTCAGTGGTACCGTGATGCTTCTTGATAGAGATCATCTTCTGCTGGCCGATGAAACCGTGCCAGCAACCTAGCGACTGAGTGTACTTAGTCTTGTCGGCGTCGAATTCGGCCATGTCTTTGCGCATGATACCAGCCGTGTACTTCGCCACATCTAGCCCCGTCTGGAAGCGATTCTGAGCACGCATACGTGCTGCATACTCAGGGTTAATATTACGCCATGCTTCGCCACGTGATGCTTTGAGCGCGTTGATCAATTCAATTTCATTTTTGTAAGCCATGGTGACGACCCTCCTACTGGGTTAATTTCGTTGCTTGACTTCAAGGTACTCGGACCCCCTAGCTTTGTGAAATAAGCGTAATCTCTAGCAACCATTCACCATATTTATCAATTGCAATTTGCCATTCATGTGAGTTTTACGACACATTTTAAATACTAGCTACACAGACACAAGCATTGATTTCACTAGCCTGTAGTGAGTAAGTAGTTTTTCTTACAGGAAATTTTTAACGCAAATTTCGCAATCTGTAGTTTTACTACAATTCACTTTTTTTAGCTTTTTTCTTGGTCATCAACGAATTGCCTGCTTTTCAACCAGCGCTCATTTGAGAACTAAACCGAAATGTTGTTAAGTGGTGTATATAAGTCACCTCTAATAACAATAATTCGGCAGATAATCATGATTTCAGATAACAACACCCAGATTGAAGTACTCGACACGCTTATTGTTGGCGCTGGTATTTCAGGTATTGGCGCGGCCTACTACTTTCAACGTGACTGTCCCGGCAAGCGTTATGCAATCCTAGAAAGCAGAGCGAATCTTGGCGGCACATGGGATCTATTCAAGTACCCAGGCATTCGATCTGATTCGGATCTTTATACCTTCGCGTACGAGTTCAAACCCTGGGAGTCTAATAAGTCCATTGCATCAGCTCAGCTTATACTCGACTACTTGAATGAAACGGCGGATGAGTACGGTATTCGTCAGCATATCCGTTTCAACACGGCAGTGGTAAAGCTTGAGTGGAACTCATCTGACAGCCTTTGGTGTGTCACAACGCTTAATCAACAAACACAACAACAAGTCACTCTTAAAGCTCGCTGGATCTTCTCGGCAACTGGGTACTACGATTACCAGCAGGGTTTTCAACCACAATTCAATGACCTTGATGAATTTGATGGCGAGCTGATACACCCGCAGCATTGGCCTGAAAACTTCACTGCTGAAAATAAGAAGATGTTGGTGATTGGCAGTGGAGCCACCGCTATTACTCTAGCGCCCGAACTCGCTAAAGTGGCGGAGCACGTTACCCTACTGCAACGTACACCCACCTACATGATGCATTTGCCGACTGGGGATCCAATTGCCAACCTGCTCAAGTCGATCTTCCCGAAGCAAACAGCACACGCACTAATTCGGAAAAAAAATATATTCTTCCACCGAAGTTTCTGGCGATTTAGCACGCGTTTCCCAAAGCTCGCTAAACGACTGTTATTACGCCATGTCGCTAGTAGGCTTCCCGAGGGCTATGATGTGGCTAAACACTTCACTCCACCCTATAACCCTTGGGATCAACGATTATGCGCGGTGACCGACGGCGATCTCTTTAAAGCCATTCATCGTGGTGATCTGGACATGCAAACGGATCACATTGAGCGTTTCACGCACGACGGCGTCAAACTCAAGTCTGGAAAGGAAATTAAAGCCGACACCATCGTTACCGCCACAGGACTGAACATTAAGCTTATGGGTGGGGTTGATATCATTATTGACGGAAAACCCCTCGACTTCCCTAGCACTGTGACCTACAAAGGAGCAATGTTATCCGGCGTACCGAATTTTTGCTTTGCGGTAGGCTATACCAATGCATCCTGGACGCTAAAGATTGGCTTACTTTGCGAATACTTTTGTCGCGTCTTCAATCATATGGAGGTCACCGGTTACGCAAAGTGTGTACCCGAGGTTCCAACCGAGAATTTTACCACCAGCCCACTTTTGGATTTTGGTGCGGGTTATATCCAGCGCTCACTTCATCTCATGCCGAAGAAAGGCCAAGCAAGCCCGTGGGATATGTCTATGAGCTATGGCCCAGACGTAAAGTTCTTCCGCAAAGGACGTATTGAAGACGAATTTTTGCAGTTCACATCGCGCGCTGAGACGGAAAACGCCCCGTAATCAGCGCTATTTAGCCAAGGTTTACTACCGCTGATCTACAAACTATCGCGCTACGCAAAAAAACCTATTGATAATGCGAACGATTCTCATTAATGTTATGAGCATCAACTGGAGCTTCTATTATGTTTGTTTGCGTTTGCGCTGGAATTACACAACAACAGATCAACAATGCCGTCACTCGAGGCGCAAGAACTGTAGATCAATTGCGCAGCCAGCTAAATGTAGCGAGTGGCTGCGGGATGTGTCTTGAAGACGTGACTGAACAGCTAAGTCACCATTCTACCCATACCGCCGCTGAGTTTACTGACGCCGCAGCTAGCTGCTAACTGCTAACTGCTAACTGCTAACTGGCCATTCTACTCCGCTGCCGGTTTAGCCGTCATTTGAGATTGAATAAAGTTGGCTAGTCCAACCATTTTGATTAAGCGCAGTTGCTGTTCTAGCCAATACATATGGTCCATCTCGGTATCATCGAGTAACTTCACCAAGATCTCCCTAGTAACATAGTCCGCGGAAGTTTCACAAACACTAATAGCCTGCTTAAGCAACGCCGCAACCTCTCGCTCAACCACTAGGTCAAACTCAAACATTTCTACAATTGTTGACCCAACTCGCGTTGGCGACGCTGAGTTCATATTGGGAGTCACCTCTAGAAAGAGCATTCGATCAATTAATGCCTGAGCGTGCTCGCCCTCTTCCTCTGACTCATGAAACATTCGCTCGGCAATAGCGTCTAAACCCCAATCCTTGAGGATACTCGCATGCGCCAAATATTGATCGCGCGCCATGAGTTCATTGTTCAAAAGTAGCTGTAAATGCTCTACGACTTGAGTATTCGCTTTCATCACTCTGACTCCATTTGCGCGGCGATATAGTTTTCGATCCCTGCATTGTCAATTTGCCAGTGCTGGGTTTCAATCCAATCAACAATGTCCTCCGCGGTACCTAAGAGATCCACTAATAATGTTCGACTGATAAAATCTTTCTCCGCTTCACAGCATTTTATCCCATCGCGAAGTTGTTCCATGATCGGCTCAAGAACCCGCAAATCACCGTTAAAGATTTCCACAACACCCTCACCAATACGCAAACGATCAAGCGCTTGCATACCAGGCAGCGCCTCCAGCAACAGAATACGCTCAATCAACCTATCGGCATCTTTCATTGCTCCAATAGAGACTTTGTACTCGTATTCATTAATTTCGCAAAGCCCCCAGTTTTTAGCGATTCGCGCGTGCAGAAAGCTTTGGTTTATCAACGTGAGCTGCCCTTTTAGGGCGCTGTTAAGAGTGGATATAATTACTGGAGATGATTGCATAGCTCTAGCTACC encodes:
- a CDS encoding pseudouridine synthase, which gives rise to MAAAQHSQLDILFQTEHFIAVNKPADLLSVPGRGVEKIDSVVHRARAQFGFAEAVHRLDMPTSGIMLVALTKDADKALKRQFSERTTRKRYEAMIWGLPEQESGVIDQPLICDWDNRPRQIVCYEHGKASQTQWKITEKLADRCRVSLVPITGRSHQLRVHLQWLGHPILGDEFYAEGHAKLASDRLLLHAAELDFDDPVTGQRHRLSSAVPF
- a CDS encoding periplasmic thioredoxin of cytochrome c-type biogenesis: MTKFPYLIEADAVQDLLANNGTAVINLVAAWCPDCYEAQAANIDALRSPLVEDGVLFANLLVQEHKHEYLSPLHQALTLGFGGHGFPRTVLILNGEPVSSDNVEITDETALNQLASSFLQLIK
- a CDS encoding Na+/H+ antiporter family protein; the protein is MNAVILAVLLMLGLSISRVPVVAAIVVSAIAAGLSSGMDLQTTINSFEAGIGAGASTALSYAMLGAFAAAMAQSGIPQFIATKFLGASADAGKWMLFLALGLAAIMSQNVIPIHIAFIPLVVPALLGMMTKLHIDRRAIACVISFGLVTTYMILPVGFGGIYIHEILLANIELAGLAVEGVNIFEAMWLPALGMCLGLLFALLVSYRDPRSYQHSEEHHSNTHSEQINLKPLLVGAVAVVLAFAVQLFTNSMIIGALSGFAIFSLSGVLQWRSVDDTFIQGMRLMANIGFIMIAAAGFANVIQDTGEVTTLVNATASFVGGSAALGALLMLVVGLFVTMGIGSSFSTVPIIATLFVPLSLQLGLSPLAIVALVGTAGALGDAGSPASDTTLGPTAGLNVDGQHDHIRDTVIPTFLHYNIPLLVFGWLAAMVLSS
- a CDS encoding FAD-binding and (Fe-S)-binding domain-containing protein, whose product is MNRLITTLESALGAHRVCATEPRLSAWSTDASYFAITPQAVVTVDAVEQLQTVLKIAAQFTVSVTFRAAGTSLSGQAVGEGILVRLGFTGFRELTIADDGEVIKLGAAVRGAEANAALAKFNRKIGPDPATLKVAMMGGIVANNSSGMCCGVNGNSYHTLRSLKMVLADGTVVDTSSAKSVASFRHSHHSLLAELEALALATQGNESLSKLIKRKYAIKNTTGFSINSLVDFSDGVDILSHLVVGSEGTLAFIDQVELETVSAPPSRATALLAFRDIHKACEAIPVIGAMNVSAAELLDSSAIETMRNKPGVPKWLNTLNEGAAVLLVEVAADNFERTQALAETVVAANFAGLSREVEFEFDEAACQALWNVRTGIFPVVGAQRPAGTTVIIEDVAVATRYLAEMVVELRLQLDKYNFSENAVIFGHALDGNLHFIVTPNLNDDDELARFESLMAELSENIVMRFEGSLKAEHGTGRAMAPFVEKEWGHEAYQLMKRIKALLDPQSRLNPGVIINADESVHMKQTKRMPLVDPVIDQCIECGFCEPACPSSDLSLSPRQRIATLRRGQRIPISQLRYDIDQSCAQCGQCASVCPVGIDTGQAVANFSSTKLDSSFARQRRVWQANHWGLVLSCYRAGFTLFHQLIGRWPDSWRRGYAQLVRKFNVPLPRYLPQAAISPQRKQLVQRAKGERLIPLGEEAETVFLLASCSARIFGGDQGSTDEQLQVVLAHAGFKLETLTGDGGLCCGQQWSNRGERSVASQKQQGLQRVLSEVPQKAVILTDAQSCFNSMNTAGRPFTNLLTFLDSSVVPKLKLKRSSEAIAVHFGCELTDVDYQRLVSLAGHCSTDVRTFPQTCCGGGGAKQFLNDELAQHAGGKIAKQWGACERGVYLNGACEVALSQHTQRPVHHIIELLFNQLQETAR
- a CDS encoding prolyl oligopeptidase family serine peptidase, which codes for MQLRHARKLAALLTLTSSLSVNADADKWEWLEAVESEASLNWVAEHNQLTAEQLEDPLYASLYSTALDVLNQEGKLTSAYAIGDYYFELKKTTDNPRGVLMRSPSNAFLTGDAQWELVLDVDALASDEGQAWVYHGLNCYQNDPSQCLISLSPGGTDADELREFNALTGEFIEDGFYLPLAKSSVSWLDTDSWIIATDFGDDSLTDSGYPRKLKVHQRGDDMADAKLIYVGNKASVSAGAYTLGQAEDSHLVIFESTSFWTRKYYLSDPETNLLTQLKIPESAILLGRLAGQWVISLKSDWQLGDYSYPAGAVVMAADEQLRLNGELFVLAESSREHIIEDTTVTDQGILIVSLKDVVAQAHWYAPQEDGVWTKEQIQLPDHGTVALQSIDENSGKSLLRFESFLVPPTLFAFDPTDSSVAQIAQQSATFDASPYTVSQFFATSADETKVPYFVVHRQDISLNGTNPAHIFAYGGFRSSLTPSYSGSYEATNGSYGKLWLERGGVYVIANIRGGGEYGPEWHSAALGENRQRAFSDLEAVARDLANRQISSAAYTSIEGRSNGGLLTGASMVRHPELYSAVISGVPLLDMQRYHLLLAGASWMGEYGDPDSADWNFIQSYSPYQNVRADVDYPPVFFYTSTRDDRVHPAHARKMAAKMLEQGHQVFYYENLEGGHGGSVTNEQLAHRIALSYRFLINALPDAQAN